In Sphingopyxis macrogoltabida, the sequence CATGTCGTCGACGCGCAGCTTCGGATCATAGGTGCCGGGGCGAAGCTGCTCAAACGCGCTCGGTTCCATGCCATATTCGCTGCGCGGACGGCCGACGACGGCGTTGAGGCCGATCGTCGGGAAGCGCTGGCCGTTCCACGACCAGATATCCTTGCCATTGTCCTGCACGATGCGCGGCGCGCGGTCCTTCTTACCTTCGGGATAGTGGCGGATGAAGGCCTCGGGCGGTTCGACCGCATGATCGTCGACGCTGATGATCACCATGTCGTCCATCTGCATGGCGACTCTCCTCTCAAATGGTTTGTTATTGGCGTCATCATCGCAAAAATTGACGATGTGTCAACTCTTGGTTTATGACATAGTTAAATAAGTGGGAGGTGCTGATGGTCGCGCGAACGCTGCCGGTGATCGACAGGGATAATGAAGCTTATTGGACGTGGGGACGCGAAGGAAAGCTCGCGATCTATCGCTGTGCCGCCTGCGAATATTTCGTCCATCCGCCGGTGCCTTTTTGCCCGCGCTGCGAGAGCCGCGACGTCGCGCCGCAGGCGGTGTCGGGGCGGGGCAGGGTGGTGACCTTCACCGTCAATCACAAGGCGTGGGTGCCCGATCTCGCCGCCCCCTATGTGCTCGCGCTGGTCGCGATCGCCGAGCAGGACGATGTTCGCATCCCGTGCAATATCGTCGAATGCGATCCTGAAACGGTCGATTTCAACATGGATGTCGAGGTCGTCTTCGAACCGGTCGAAGACCTGTGGGTCCCGCTCTTCCGTCCGGTGACCGCATGACGCGCTTCGCCGAGAAGAATACCGCGATCACCGGCGTCGGCATGTCCGACGTCTCGCGCGGCGCCGACAAGTCTGCGCTGGCGCTGACCGTCGACGCCGCGCTCGAAGCCATCGCCGATGCCGGCCTGACCCGCGCCGACATCGACGGTATCGCGACCTGGCCCGGCGA encodes:
- a CDS encoding Zn-ribbon domain-containing OB-fold protein, giving the protein MVARTLPVIDRDNEAYWTWGREGKLAIYRCAACEYFVHPPVPFCPRCESRDVAPQAVSGRGRVVTFTVNHKAWVPDLAAPYVLALVAIAEQDDVRIPCNIVECDPETVDFNMDVEVVFEPVEDLWVPLFRPVTA